The nucleotide sequence TTTTGCCGCGATGTCTACCGCTAACCCTTGCGCCATTAAAGCACCTAGGATGCCACTTAATACGTCTCCGCTTCCTGCGGTGGCAAGGGCTGGATTTCCATGGCGGCAAACCCAGGTTTTTTTCTCGTTATCAATGAGTGTGCCCGCCCCTTTTAGCACACAAACCGCGTGGTAACGTTGAGAACACTGACGAGCATAATTGAAACGGTCACCTTCTACATCGTCTACCGACACGCCCAGCAAACGAGCCGCTTCGCCAGCATGGGGAGTAAGTATACTTTCGTTAATGGTGTATGCGGTGGACTGCTTGCATAAAAGGTTGAGGGCATCAGCATCTATTACTACCGGTTTGTTGTGCGCCTGACAATGCTTCATTGTGATTGCAAACGCCTCCTCGGCCCAACTATCTAGCCCTAGCCCTGGCCCAATAACCACACAGCTAGCCCATTCTAGCGCGGCATCTAAGTCGCTGTCCGTCACCATAAGTTCAGGTCTACCCGCACTGACTTGTATCACCGACGATTGATGCGTGTAAACGCGAACCATACCAGCGCCGCTACGCAATGCCGCTTCACTGGCCAGCCTAATCGCGCCCGCTGTGCCTTTATTGCCACCAATACATAAGAGCCGGCCGTATGTACCTTTATGGCTGTGCACATCACGGGGGCCCATGCCTTTGAAGTGGTCGATGTTCAGCAAAGTTGCACTGGCCTTTGCCAGCGATTGAAACGCTTTACCCACACCCAAATCGGCGTAGACCAATTGCCCACAAGACTGTTTACCGGCCCCAGTCACTAATCCAGGTTTAATCCCAACGAAAGTGACAGTGACATTGGCTTGAACACACCGCCCCATGCTTTGACCGGTATTCGCATCTAAACCAGAAGGAACATCGATACTCACCACGGGGGTGACGGCACTATTTACCGCATCGATAATATCTGCAAATTCATTTCGAATCGTGGTTGTGATCCCGGTGCCTAACAATGCATCAATAATGATATCAGCTTTGTCTATATCACCTTTCTCAAAGGCTTTTATTTTGCCTCCCGCCTTTAACCATTTCGCTTGTGCGTCACCGGCGTCGCCCTCAAGCGTGCGCTCTGGTTCAACCGCGCACACGATAACCTGTTTACCTGCTTGTTTCGCATTAAGCGCTGTAATATAGCCATCGCCAGCGTTATTGCCCTGCCCAACCAGAACAAGGTAAACATCTGAATTGGCAAACCGCTCTTGGCACTGTAGGTACACGGCATCGCCAGCCCTTTGCATTAAGGTGGCCAAATCACAGCCAGACTCTGCTGCCGCTTTTCCTTCATTTTCCCTTACCTGATCGGCGCGAAACAGTTTGTATGATAAGCTTGAGGAGAGTTGAGTATCTAACATAGCAGCATGTCCAAAATTCATTCTATTGACCTAATTCAATTGAGCAACGATATCAAGGCTTGGGGCCGCACGCTAGGCTTTCAAGACGTAGGCATATGCGATATTGATTTAAGTAAACACGAAAAGCCGCTGCGTGAGTGGTTAGACAAAGGCTATCACGGCAGTATGCACTTCATGGAAAGTCATGGCATGAAGCGCGCCCGTCCCGACGAACTGGTGCCCGGTACGCTTAGGGTCATCAGCGTTCGCATGAATTATTTGCCGCCAGATGCCTCGTTCGCTTCGCATCTCAATGATCCCGACATTGGCTATATAAGTCGTTATGCCCTTGGGCGAGATTACCACAAGGTATTAAGAAAAAAGCTTAAACAACTTGGTGAAAAAATAGCACACGCCATCGCCAATAGTGATATTGAACATCAATACCGCCCTTTTGTAGATTCTGCGCCAGTACTTGAGCATGCCCTTGCTGAAAAGGCTGGTATAGGGTGGACGGGAAAGCACAGCTTGACCTTGAATAAAGACGCTGGTTCGTGGTTTTTTCTAGGGGAGTTATTTACCAATTTACCCTTGCCGATTGATGCGCCAGCAGAGCCTGCCTGCGGAACGTGCAACGCCTGTATGACGATGTGCCCGACGAATGCGATTGTTGCGCCGTATACCGTCGATGCTAAGCGCTGCATTTCCTATTTAACCATCGAATTGGACGATGATATTCCAGAAGCGCTTAGACCCTTAATGGGTAACCGAATTTACGGGTGTGATGATTGCCAACTCGTGTGCCCGTGGAATCGCTATGCAGACATTACCGAAGAAAGTGACTTTTACCCGCGCCAAGTGCTGCATGGAAAGCGCTTAATCGACCTTTTTGCATGGTCTGAAGCCACCTTTTTAAGCCATACCGAAGGTTCTCCAATACGCCGAATTGGCTATGAAAAATGGCAAAGAAATATTGCCGTGGCCTTAGGCAATGCCCCTTATAGCAGTGAAATAGTGGATGCACTTCAACAGGCCTTAAAGAAGGTGAGTGACCGAGTAGATCGCCATATTCAGTGGGCGATTGCCCAGCAACTTGCGCGCAAGTCCAACTTAGGAAAGGACACGCCTCTTCGGCAGCAAGACCGCTTAATAAGAATTGTCCAAAAAGGGTTACCGAGGGATGCCTAGCTGGCTTGGCCGAGCTTCTGCGAACTTAATGTTTTACGGGTAGAAAAGGTAACTTCAATAGTCGCTATACCGTCGCCGGAAACTGCACGGCGCTTAGACTCATAAAAATGCCACCAATCTTGCTGCTGTAAATCGTGGATTAAGCGTAGAAAACCATCATTATCTCCCGCATATCGTGCCGTGAATTCACAGGCGTCGCTGGCATCGCATTGAAACGCCGTTAGGGTGAACGCCTTTCCATTTGGATGCGTATTTAGGAAGTCGGTTAATACTGCAGAACGTTGCGGAAAAGTCCCCGTTCCATGACGTATTGATGGCTGTTCGTGTTTTCGGGAACGGGTTAGCACGTCATTGATGCGCGCTTTTTCTGCAGCAGAGGCCACCAGTTTGCCTCGATAAAAGCCAAACTGATAACCTGCTACAGCGATAAAGCCCACCAATAGCACGAGGATCCAAGTTTTCATGTTGCGCGAGTGGATACCTTGTTGAACCTGTTAAGTAAGCTCAAATACGTCAACCTATTTGTGATAGGGCTGACTGAGTTCATGGACGGCATTCACAAACACGCCTGCGTTTTCTGGTGGCACGTCTAAATGGATGCCGTGGCCCAAATTAAAGACATGGCCAGAGCCGTTTCCGTAGCCTTTTAGAATATGAGCAACTTCTTCACGAATGCGTTGTGCAGGCGCATACAACATGGAGGGATCCATATTGCCTTGTAACGCAACCTTATCGCCCACTCGTGCGCGGGCATTTTCAATATCAATGGTCCAATCCAGCCCTACTGCATCACACCCAGTGGCGGCGATTGACTCAAGCCACATCCCACCATTTTTGGTAAACAGTGTAACAGGTACTTTGCGTCCATCTGCTTCGCGGGTTAAGCCGTCGACGATGCGAGCCATATATTGCAATGAAAACTCATTGTAATCACGAGGCGACAACACCCCACCCCAGGTGTCAAAGACCATGACAGACTGCGCACCGGCGGCAATCTGTGCATTAAGGTATTCAGTGACTGAGTCAGCAAGTTTTGCCAACAATGCGTGCAGCGTGGCCGGCTCTGCAAACGCCATTTTCTTGATTTTCGTGAACGCTTTGCTTGACCCACCTTCAACCATGTAGGTGGCAAGTGTCCAAGGGCTACCAGAGAAGCCAATTAAAGGGACGTCACCTTTAAGCTCGCGACGAATAGTACGCACCGCATTCATGACATATTGCAACTCGCCTTCTGGATCGGGAAGACCGATTTTATCTACATCGGCTTTGCAGGTGATTGGGTTTTTAAATCGAGGACCTTCGCCTGTCTCAAAATAGAGTCCAAGTCCCATTGCGTCAGGAATGGTTAGAATATCAGAAAATAAGATGGCAGCATCAAGGGGGAAGCGTCTTAAAGGCTGTAGTGTCACTTCACAGGCTAATTCAGCATTTTTACACAAGGACATAAAGTCGCCCGCTTCCGCTCGCGTTGCCTTGTATTCAGGTAGGTAGCGTCCCGCCTGTCGCATCATCCAAACAGGTGTAACATCAACCGGTTGTTTTAAAAGAGCCCGCAAATAACGGTCATTCTTCAACGCTGGCTTAGCAACACTATTTTCATTTTGCGACATACTTACACCTAATCAAATAAATTAATTCAAAACGTCAAAATTATACCAGTAATCTGGGTTAATGTATTAAAACCTTAGTAAAAATCACCCCATGAGACCAAACCCTGATTAAATAAGATGAACTTATATTGAACTTTAGTCTTGATTTAACCGTAGGGGTTTGCTATTACTATTACCAGCAACGAAAAAGAAGCCCTCAAGGGACCGTGCTAATCTCATTGAAACCCTGCTTCGGCAGGGTTTTTTATTCACTGCTTTACCTTAGCGATAAGGTTAACGCGCCTCTCCTAGCTTATTACTCATCCTTCACATTTTTAGCCTTCATTTTTTCTATGGTGGCCTCAATTAGCTGTCCCGCAATAGACAACTTTGGCGGAATATTCGGTAAAGCAGCAGGCGAAAACCATTGTGCGTCGTCAATTTCATTTTCTTGGCAACGAATGTCACCTTGCTCATACTCGGCGATAAAGCCCACCATAATTGAATGTGGAAACGGCCAAGGCTGGCTGTCAAAGTATTGAATATTTTTGACCTTAACTCCCACTTCTTCAAACACTTCGCGATGAACCGCTTCTTCTAAAGATTCACCACTTTCAACAAACCCCGCTAATGTGGAATACATGTTCGCTTCTTTGTGACGCACGCCTTTGGCAAGAAGAAGCTGATTTTCGCTATGGATAGAGACAATGATACAGGGCGACACCCGTGGATAACTTCTATGATTACAGCGATGGCAATGCACAGCCATTTCCCAATTCACTCGCTCTGTATGCGCGCCGCATTTGCCGCAAAACCTATGGGTACGAAGAAAGTGAACATACTGCCATGCGCGTCCAATGACCGAAAATACCGTATTTTGCTGCTCGTAAAGCAAATGTCGCAGTGACACGGCTTCCCACTCAGGGGCTTCGACACGTTCAGCCCCTAAATCCACCACATACACAGGCGCGTTTTTCTCTGCTACGGGTTCAGATAAGGGCGGTAACTCATGGATATCGTCTGCATACTCAGCAAGAAAATGAAAATCGCCTATACTGCCCGATGGAATATTGTTGTCGCCCTTACGAATGATGATACGGTCATTGCTTACAATCACCCAATGGCCTGCTTTGGCCGAAAGATGCTGAATACTGCGTTTTATCATCATAATATTGCCACCTATTCGCTATATATTTGCCGATAAGATAACATAAATATAATGTAAGCTTTTATCACGGTTCAATTTGTGTCGTGTTAGCAGAGTGTTATACTAAAACTCATTTGCGCTGAGCGGTTATCGGTTTTAAGGAAGGACCCAAACATGTTACAGCAGTTAGAAAGAGTGAAAGCTAAATGGGGCGGTAAAAGTGAAACCGTTGATAACTGGCTGTTAGCAAGGCAGCGCTTACTTGTAAGCTATTGCGCATTGGCAGGCCTGAATACGCATAATAGCTCGTTGCCCGAGGCAAACGATATTTCAGAGTTTTGCGAAAATCTAATGGATTACCTTTCTACCGGCCATTTCGAAGTGTTCGATATGCTGGTAGATAATGACGAAAACGGGCAGGCGCTAAAACACCGTCTTTACCCTAAACTTACGCAAACGACTGATGCTGCGCTTGAGTTTAATGATAAATTTGCCGAAGCCGTAACCATTGAACAAGCTGAACATTTTGATAGCGCATTAGCGAATCTTGGCGAAACCTTAGAAGAACGTTTTGGGTTTGAAGATGAGCTAATAGAGCACATGTACGCGAGCGATGCTGCGTCACAGGTGACACACCGTGTACCGCAGTAGAATAAACAACGTATATAATGGTAGTAATTAATGAATAATACGACGCTGATCCATAAAGCCCGCGTTTATTGCGAACAGCGAGGAGCAAGGTTCACACCGCTAAGAGAAAAGGTGTATGAAATCTTAGTCTCCAAGCATGGGCCAATGGGCGCCTATGAAATGCTAGATGCTTTGAAGGAAACAGAGTCTAGTGCAAAACCCGCTACTGTTTACCGCGCGTTAGATTTTTTACTGGATTTTGGTTTAATTCATCGGCTGGAATCAAATAAAGCCTTTGTTGCTTGCTATCATTTTGGTTGTAAACACCCTGTACAGTTTCTAATTTGCGACAGTTGTGGTGACGTTGCAGAGATACAGTCAGAAGGTTTAAAAGACACATTAGATAATCAAGCCAAGGCAAACGGTTTCCTTATTTCTAAGCAAACCATAGAAGCACATGGTCTTTGTGCAGATTGCCAAGCGTCGGAAGAAACCGTGGCCGAGGAACACTCACATGAATGCTGATTTTGTAAACCCTTTCATTGGCGGCTTGCTCAACGTTATGGAGACAATGGCGCAAACCAAGTTGACACCAGGTAAACCAAAGCGTAAACAAAGTGATGTAGCTAAGGGCGATGTTTCTGGCCTTATCGGTATGGTGGGCCCAAATGTAAGAGGCTCGATGTCGATTACCTTTGATGAAGCGTTAGCCCTGACCATTATGGAAAGAATGGTCGGCGAGCGTCCTGAAAAGCTTGATGCAGAAGTGGGCGACATGGTAGGCGAAGTGACTAACATGATATGCGGCAGTGCTAAGCGCGACCTTGCTGAGCGGGGTTATGAATTTGGTATGGCCACCCCTATCGTGGTTTCAGGCAAGCAACATACCATTAGCCACCAAGTAGATGGCGCCAAAATTATTTTACCCTTCATGTGCGATGAAGGTTTAGCGCACTTGGAAATATGTTTTGATAAATAATTTCTGGCACTCTGAAAAAATTACACTCCCGGCATTTCCAAGAGGCTTTCATTTAATCACTGATAACATTATTGAAGCCTTGCCGGATTTAAAAAGAGTTGAAATTGGTGTGCTGCATTTATGGTTACAGCATACGAGTGCGAGTTTAACGGTTAATGAAAACGCCGATCCTACCGTAAGAGCGGACATGGAGAGTTTCTTTAACCATACTGTAAAAGAAAATTTATCTTTTTACAGGCACACTTACGAAGGTAGTGATGACATGCCAGCGCACTTAAAATCAAGTATACTAGGCTGTCAGGTAACCGTGCCTGTAGAAAAAGGTAAACTCCTGCTAGGTACATGGCAGGGGATTATGTTAGGTGAACACCGCAATCATGGCGGCCCAAGAAGAATTATTGCCACATTACAAGGAGCTGAAACTAGCTCTATATAACAAATAGGCATAAATCGTGCTTAGCTATTTAGTTGAGCACTAGAAAGAATTATCACAAATCGATAATCACTCAACGTTAAACAGGATGTGACTATGAAAAAA is from Alteromonas australica and encodes:
- a CDS encoding bifunctional ADP-dependent NAD(P)H-hydrate dehydratase/NAD(P)H-hydrate epimerase; amino-acid sequence: MLDTQLSSSLSYKLFRADQVRENEGKAAAESGCDLATLMQRAGDAVYLQCQERFANSDVYLVLVGQGNNAGDGYITALNAKQAGKQVIVCAVEPERTLEGDAGDAQAKWLKAGGKIKAFEKGDIDKADIIIDALLGTGITTTIRNEFADIIDAVNSAVTPVVSIDVPSGLDANTGQSMGRCVQANVTVTFVGIKPGLVTGAGKQSCGQLVYADLGVGKAFQSLAKASATLLNIDHFKGMGPRDVHSHKGTYGRLLCIGGNKGTAGAIRLASEAALRSGAGMVRVYTHQSSVIQVSAGRPELMVTDSDLDAALEWASCVVIGPGLGLDSWAEEAFAITMKHCQAHNKPVVIDADALNLLCKQSTAYTINESILTPHAGEAARLLGVSVDDVEGDRFNYARQCSQRYHAVCVLKGAGTLIDNEKKTWVCRHGNPALATAGSGDVLSGILGALMAQGLAVDIAAKYGVVLHAKAGDDIAQQYGQRGMIASDLFDAVRVLINQ
- the queG gene encoding tRNA epoxyqueuosine(34) reductase QueG produces the protein MSKIHSIDLIQLSNDIKAWGRTLGFQDVGICDIDLSKHEKPLREWLDKGYHGSMHFMESHGMKRARPDELVPGTLRVISVRMNYLPPDASFASHLNDPDIGYISRYALGRDYHKVLRKKLKQLGEKIAHAIANSDIEHQYRPFVDSAPVLEHALAEKAGIGWTGKHSLTLNKDAGSWFFLGELFTNLPLPIDAPAEPACGTCNACMTMCPTNAIVAPYTVDAKRCISYLTIELDDDIPEALRPLMGNRIYGCDDCQLVCPWNRYADITEESDFYPRQVLHGKRLIDLFAWSEATFLSHTEGSPIRRIGYEKWQRNIAVALGNAPYSSEIVDALQQALKKVSDRVDRHIQWAIAQQLARKSNLGKDTPLRQQDRLIRIVQKGLPRDA
- the hemE gene encoding uroporphyrinogen decarboxylase, which produces MSQNENSVAKPALKNDRYLRALLKQPVDVTPVWMMRQAGRYLPEYKATRAEAGDFMSLCKNAELACEVTLQPLRRFPLDAAILFSDILTIPDAMGLGLYFETGEGPRFKNPITCKADVDKIGLPDPEGELQYVMNAVRTIRRELKGDVPLIGFSGSPWTLATYMVEGGSSKAFTKIKKMAFAEPATLHALLAKLADSVTEYLNAQIAAGAQSVMVFDTWGGVLSPRDYNEFSLQYMARIVDGLTREADGRKVPVTLFTKNGGMWLESIAATGCDAVGLDWTIDIENARARVGDKVALQGNMDPSMLYAPAQRIREEVAHILKGYGNGSGHVFNLGHGIHLDVPPENAGVFVNAVHELSQPYHK
- the nudC gene encoding NAD(+) diphosphatase: MMIKRSIQHLSAKAGHWVIVSNDRIIIRKGDNNIPSGSIGDFHFLAEYADDIHELPPLSEPVAEKNAPVYVVDLGAERVEAPEWEAVSLRHLLYEQQNTVFSVIGRAWQYVHFLRTHRFCGKCGAHTERVNWEMAVHCHRCNHRSYPRVSPCIIVSIHSENQLLLAKGVRHKEANMYSTLAGFVESGESLEEAVHREVFEEVGVKVKNIQYFDSQPWPFPHSIMVGFIAEYEQGDIRCQENEIDDAQWFSPAALPNIPPKLSIAGQLIEATIEKMKAKNVKDE
- the rsd gene encoding sigma D regulator, with the protein product MLQQLERVKAKWGGKSETVDNWLLARQRLLVSYCALAGLNTHNSSLPEANDISEFCENLMDYLSTGHFEVFDMLVDNDENGQALKHRLYPKLTQTTDAALEFNDKFAEAVTIEQAEHFDSALANLGETLEERFGFEDELIEHMYASDAASQVTHRVPQ
- a CDS encoding transcriptional repressor → MNNTTLIHKARVYCEQRGARFTPLREKVYEILVSKHGPMGAYEMLDALKETESSAKPATVYRALDFLLDFGLIHRLESNKAFVACYHFGCKHPVQFLICDSCGDVAEIQSEGLKDTLDNQAKANGFLISKQTIEAHGLCADCQASEETVAEEHSHEC
- a CDS encoding chemotaxis protein CheX; its protein translation is MNADFVNPFIGGLLNVMETMAQTKLTPGKPKRKQSDVAKGDVSGLIGMVGPNVRGSMSITFDEALALTIMERMVGERPEKLDAEVGDMVGEVTNMICGSAKRDLAERGYEFGMATPIVVSGKQHTISHQVDGAKIILPFMCDEGLAHLEICFDK
- a CDS encoding secondary thiamine-phosphate synthase enzyme YjbQ; translated protein: MINNFWHSEKITLPAFPRGFHLITDNIIEALPDLKRVEIGVLHLWLQHTSASLTVNENADPTVRADMESFFNHTVKENLSFYRHTYEGSDDMPAHLKSSILGCQVTVPVEKGKLLLGTWQGIMLGEHRNHGGPRRIIATLQGAETSSI